The proteins below come from a single Fusarium verticillioides 7600 chromosome 3, whole genome shotgun sequence genomic window:
- a CDS encoding DNA polymerase delta subunit 1 yields MASAVLPQKRVLGESHTRQNITSSPSSTKKRKVDAIPSSPATARAPSSQHYHRSKMTSTQPKSAFESEVLEKLSQDLSDRKRNNTEKDQAWDRPPVVDFVPERDSLCFQSIEAEEGTLHGGRATVKLFGVNEAGNSVMLHVTDFKHYLYVPAPVNFQPQDCAAFKAYLETQVAQHQPTIHSVAFAMRENIYGFQGNQSKPYLKVTVTDPKFINKVRTTIQSGNANWKGMWRNDGEIQTFDNLQFLLRFMVDCKVRGMSWVEAPAKTYKIIPDHVRQSNCQIEAEVSYLDLIAHEPVGEWSKMAPLRILSFDIECAGRKGIFPEANHDPVIQIANIVTQYGEKKPFVRNVFCLQETSSIVATQILEYEKEEKMLSDWQKFLIRADPDIITGYNISNFDFPYLLDRAKHLKVPGFEYWTRIPSMQSKAKETNFSSKQMGNRDTKATNTNGRLQLDLLQLIQRDHHLRSYTLNSVCANFLGEQKEDVHHTMITELFNGTPESRRRLALYCLKDAYLPQRLMDKLSCLENYTEMARVTGVPFNFLLSRGQQVKFISQLFRKALEQKLVIPNLKSEASDEQYEGATVIEPTRGYYDVPIATLDFASLYPSIMQAHNLCYTTLVSKKAIEAFNLQKDEDYIVTPNGDTFVTVKQRKGLLAQILEELLAARKQAKRELAVETDPFKKAVLNGRQLALKISANSVYGLTGATTGKLPCLEIASSTTSFGRKMIEKTKEEVENRYNIANGYSHDAQVIYGDTDSVMIKFGTKDLQEAMKLGEEASKYVSEKFVKPIKLEFEKVYFPYLLINKKRYAGLYWTKPEKYDKMDTKGIETVRRDNCLLVQTVIEKVLRMILIDQDVQGAQEYVKETIADLLQNKVDMSKLVITKALTKDDYAAKQAHVELAQRMKKRDAGSAPGLGDRVAYVMVRGPAGAKNFEKSEDPIYVLEHNVPIDTRYYLDNQLAKPLGRIFEPILGETKARSLLTGDHTRTISVAAPTVGGLMKFAKKTQTCMGCKKPLTGKEESQGAVCSNCAPRVGELYKKTLDRVSDLEVRFGRLWTQCQRCQGSMHCEVICSSKDCPIFYMRMKAKKDLEDAGRELSRFDADQAAMW; encoded by the exons ATGGCCAGTGCAGTTCTTCCTCAGAAACGAGTTCTGGGCGAGAGCCACACTCGCCAGAACATCAcatcatctccctcctcaacGAAGAAGCGCAAAGTAGATGCGATACCGTCATCACCTGCTACCGCCCGAGCTCCCAGCTCGCAGCATTACCATCGATCCAAAATGACGTCCACTCAGCCCAAGAGTGCTTTTGAATCAGAAGTACTCGAAAAGCTCAGCCAGGACTTGTCGGACCGCAAACGTAACAACACCGAGAAAGACCAGGCATGGGATAGACCGCCTGTAGTTGACTTCGTACCGGAGCGTGACAGCCTCTGCTTTCAGTCtattgaagctgaggaggGTACATTACACGGTGGCCGGGCCACCGTCAAGCTTTTTGGTGTTAATGAAGCAGGAAATTCAGTCATGCTCCATGTAACTGACTTCAAACATTACCTATACGTTCCCGCACCTGTCAACTTCCAACCACAAGACTGTGCAGCCTTCAAGGCATACCTAGAGACTCAGGTCGCTCAACATCAGCCGACCATCCACTCAGTCGCCTTTGCCATGAGAGAGAACATTTACGGATTCCAAGGGAATCAATCGAAACCCTACCTGAAGGTTACCGTGACAGATCCCAAATTTATCAACAAAGTCCGAACAACGATTCAAAGTGGCAATGCAAACTGGAAAGGCATGTGGAGGAACGATGGCGAAATCCAGACTTTTGACAACCTGCAATTTCTACTGCGTTTCATGGTTGACTGCAAG GTCCGAGGAATGTCGTGGGTTGAAGCTCCCGCTAAGACATACAAAATCATCCCCGATCATGTTCGCCAATCCAACTGTCAAATCGAAGCTGAAGTTAGCTACCTCGATCTCATAGCACACGAACCCGTCGGCGAATGGTCAAAGATGGCACCATTACGTATCCTGTCTTTCGATATCGAATGTGCCGGTCGTAAGGGTATCTTTCCTGAAGCAAACCACGATCCTGTCATCCAGATCGCAAATATTGTTACGCAATatggagaaaagaagccATTTGTCAGAAACGTGTTCTGTCTGCAAGAGACGAGCTCGATTGTGGCAACTCAGATTCTTGAGTatgaaaaggaggagaaaatgCTGAGTGACTGGCAAAAGTTTCTTATACGTGCGGACCCTGATATCATCACCGGCTACAATATTTCCAACTTCGATTTCCCATATTTGCTGGACCGAGCGAAACATCTCAAGGTACCTGGTTTCGAATACTGGACTCGAATCCCTAGCATGCAATCTAAAGCCAAGGAGACGAATTTCTCCAGCAAACAGATGGGCAACCGAGATACCAAAGCTACAAATACCAACGGTCGACTGCAattggatcttcttcaactgatcCAGCGTGACCATCACCTCAGAAGTTACACGCTGAACTCTGTGTGTGCCAATTTCCTTGGCgagcagaaggaggatgTCCACCATACAATGATCACAGAACTTTTCAACGGTACACCGGAGTCTCGAAGACGTTTGGCGCTGTACTGCCTGAAAGATGCCTACCTCCCACAAAGGCTGATGGATAAACTCTCTTGTTTGGAAAATTACACTGAAATGGCAAGAGTCACAGGAGTGCCATTCAACTTCTTATTATCTCGAGGTCAGCAAgtcaagttcatcagccAGTTGTTCCGAAAAGCACTAGAACAGAAACTTGTCATTCCCAATCTCAAGTCAGAGGCTTCTGATGAACAGTATGAAGGAGCTACAGTCATTGAGCCAACCCGAGGTTACTACGATGTTCCAATCGCCACGCTGGATTTCGCCTCTCTATACCCTAGTATCATGCAAGCTCACAACCTTTGCTATACTACCCTGGTCAGTAAGAAGGCGATTGAAGCCTTCAATCTCCAGAAAGACGAGGACTACATCGTCACACCGAATGGAGACACTTTTGTAACAGTCAAGCAACGCAAGGGCTTATTGGCACAAATTCTTGAGGAACTTCTCGCGGCCCGTAAACAGGCCAAACGTGAGTTGGCGGTTGAGACAGATCCGTTCAAGAAGGCTGTGTTGAATGGTCGACAACTGGCTTTGAAAATCAGCGCGAACAGTGTGTACGGTTTGACTGGTGCTACAACAGGCAAGCTTCCATGTCTCGAAATTGCCAGTAGTACAACAAGTTTCGGCCGAAAGATGattgagaagaccaaggaagaggtGGAAAACCGTTACAATATAGCAAACGGATATTCTCACGACGCTCAGGTCATTTACGGTGATACTGATTCCGTCATGATTAAGTTTGGTACCAAAGACCTTCAGGAGGCTatgaagcttggtgaggaagcTTCGAAATACGTCTCGGAGAAATTCGTCAAACCCATCAAACTCGAGTTCGAAAAAGTCTACTTCCCATATCTGCTaatcaacaagaagcgaTATGCTGGTCTATACTGGACGAAACCAGAGAAGTATGACAAGATGGACACAAAGGGTATTGAGACGGTGCGACGTGACAACTGTTTGTTGGTCCAGACGGTCATTGAAAAAGTCTTGCGAATGATCTTGATCGACCAAGATGTTCAAGGTGCCCAAGA ATACGTCAAAGAGACGATTGCCGATCTGCTGCAAAACAAGGTCGACATGTCGAAATTGGTCATCACAAAGGCTCTTACAAAGGACGATTATGCCGCAAAGCAAGCGCACGTCGAGCTGGCGCAACgcatgaagaagcgagaTGCAGGCTCGGCACCGGGACTCGGTGACCGAGTGGCCTACGTCATGGTCCGAGGCCCAGCTGGCGCCAAAAACTTCGAGAAGTCGGAGGACCCTATTTACGTGCTTGAGCACAACGTGCCGATAGATACCCGGTACTACCTGGATAACCAACTGGCCAAGCCACTCGGCCGTATCTTTGAGCCGATTCTCGGTGAGACCAAGGCACGCTCTCTCCTTACAGGAGATCATACCCGCACCATCTCGGTTGCAGCTCCCACTGTTGGAGGTCTCATGAAgtttgccaagaagacacaAACATGCATGGGCTGCAAAAAACCTCTGACAGGGAAAGAAGAGTCACAGGGGGCGGTGTGCTCTAATTGCGCACCTCGCGTTGGTGAGCTTTACAAGAAGACGCTTGATCGCGTGTCAGATTTGGAGGTGCGCTTCGGGCGGCTATGGACCCAGTGCCAGCGCTGTCAGGGCAGCATGCACTGCGAGGTTATCTGCAGTAGTAAAGATTGCCCCATTTTCTATATGCGCATGAAAGCTAAAAAGGACCTGGAGGATGCTGGACGCGAGCTTTCACGTTTCGACGCTGATCAGGCTGCTATGTGGTGA